One window of Grus americana isolate bGruAme1 chromosome 18, bGruAme1.mat, whole genome shotgun sequence genomic DNA carries:
- the PIK3R6 gene encoding phosphoinositide 3-kinase regulatory subunit 6: protein MESTEVESDILRRVRTLLRELDGHHPACQCDRGMLRWTLHKKIDQNPSNSSVLVRILVKELERAERGDFRHYIIPLLHTLMYTLIKAPCISDELCSRVYDFCKKLLTLPKPFCTIGLDYAVRLKMERTAPGMLYQRMVISEQSLKSDPYPYQEKIFIFADPELLSEAICNALVTDTEAAQVSQSPRACMCYVIIHTMQAALGEGCDVSGLKARLQDMPTSDVEHWFRQVVAAVECAGNEASADRGQHAARLEKIYHTILSSLPAGDAPLGGLQGAPLPNPNISFHLWTEDDQLWKELVLFIRPLSQSCEPDCLSQDLDNFEIQDIISDCECCEQTRFSVLSTDSGIERDLPTAAEEPLAPFSTETDQSRLQRKGGIKKKPSPLESVAFLQAGCNGPGVKPPAKPQRRRGIPPEPAAPLQRLHTARIVLLGDDRILGRLAQAYHSLRKRETRRVFLTPRLNLQFYYIPVMMGQPNTLAVTDHPATGQENLCEVAGYLGRADPWYESNINTLCHMIPKLATMPSSPSKHLVTDLFITDVIAYYVRMGFQPVCFQVYAVKIFFNDPAQEPAEDVFLTELCTQVQESISHRELSMTKKKMTLDGPGIDLTVTYRKVVVSDRAKELAMSLRSTGLVMKAIPADEAEDLMCLNVNITEIVRINNLSGRSFSAVANRLKTRNIKIRSTEQRPFTVCLDKDSRRAYRNVISVEVSPCLEPSYCLQKTRIMKFNLHETEDVGLVKYMPKSLLLPINTFAGIIQ, encoded by the exons ATGGAGAGCACAG AGGTGGAGTCGGACATCCTGCGCCGTGTCCGCACGCTGCTGCGAGAGCTGGACGGGCACCACCCCGCCTGCCAGTGCGACCGAG GGATGCTGAGGTGGACCCTGCATAAAAAAATCGACCAGAATCCCAGTAACAGCTCCGTTCTGGTCAGGATCCTGGTGAAGGAGCTGGAAAGG GCGGAGCGAGGTGACTTCAGACATTACATCATCCCCTTGCTGCACACACTGATGTACACCTTGATAAAG GCTCCTTGCATCTCCGatgagctctgcagcagagtgTATGAtttctgtaagaagctgctcaccctgcccaagccTTTCTGCACTATCGGTTTGGACTATGCTGTCAGGCTGAAGATGGAAAGGACAGCACCAG GTATGTTGTACCAAAGAATGGTCATTTCCGAACAAAGTCTCAAAAGCGACCCATATCCTTATCAGGAAAA GATTTTCATCTTCGCCGATCCGGAGCTGCTCTCCGAAGCCATCTGCAACGCGCTGGTCACCGACACGGAGGCAGCTCAGGTGTCCCAGAGCCCCCGGGCGTGCATGTGCTATGTGATCATCCACACCATGCAGGCAGCCCTGGGCGAAGGCTGCGACGTCAGTGGCCTGAAGGCAAGACTCCAG GATATGCCCACCAGCGATGTCGAGCACTGGTTCCGCCAAGTGGTGGCTGCAGTCGAGTGTGCAGGAAATGAGGCGAGCGCAGACCGCGGCCAGCACGCAGCGAGGCTGGAAAAGATTTACCAcaccatcctcagctccttgcCAGCAG GCGATGCTCCGCTgggagggctgcagggtgccCCTCTGCCCAACCCCAACATCAGCTTTCACCTATGGACAGAAGACGACCAGCTCT GGAAGGAACTGGTGCTGTTCATCCGCCCACTGTCGCAGAGCTGCGAGCCCGACTGTCTAAGCCAGGACCTGGACAACTTTGAGATCCAGGACATCATTTCAGACTGCGAGTGCTGTGAGCAGACCCGCTTCTCCGTGCTCTCCACCGACAGCGGCATCGAGCGAGACCTGCCCACGGCAGCCGAGGAGCCACTTGCCCCTTTCAGCACCGAGACAGACCAATCCCGGCTCCAGAGGAAGggtggcattaaaaaaaagccatcacCACTGGAGAGCGTGGCCTTCCTGCAGGCTGGCTGCAACGGTCCCGGGGTGAAGCCCCCAGCGAAGCCACAGAGGAGACGGGGCATCCCCCCGGAGCCCGCAGCTCCGCTCCAGAGGCTGCACACTGCTCGCATCGTGCTGCTGGGGGATGATCGGATCCTGGGGCGCCTGGCCCAAGCCTACCACTCTTTAAG gaAACGAGAAACACGGCGAGTTTTCCTGACTCCCAGGCTGAACCTGCAGTTCTACTACATCCCGGTCATGATGGGGCAGCCAAACACCTTGGCCGTTACA GACCaccctgccactggccaagaGAATCTCTGCGAGGTGGCCGGGTACCTGGGCAGAGCAGACCCGTGGTATGAGAGCAACATCAACACGCTGTGCCACATGATTCCCAAGCTGGCCACCATG CCTTCCTCTCCGAGCAAACATCTTGTGACTGATCTGTTCATCACTGATGTCATCGCTTACTACGTCCGCATGGGCTTCCAGCCTGTCTGCTTCCAGGTTTACGCCGTGAAG attttcttcaaTGACCCGGCGCAGGAGCCAGCTGAGGACGTGTTCCTCACGGAGCTGTGCACCCAGGTGCAGGAGAGCATCTCCCACAGAG AGTTAAGCATGACCAAGAAGAAAATGACGCTGGATGGCCCTGGCATAGATCTCACAGTAACATACAGAAAG GTTGTGGTGAGCGACCGGGCGAAGGAGCTGGCAATGTCCCTGCGCTCCACAGGTCTGGTGATGAAAGCCATCCCAGCTGACGAGGCTGAAG ATCTGATGTGTCTGAATGTGAACATCACTGAAATCGTTCGGATCAACAACTTGTCGGGACGATCATTCTCA GCTGTGGCAAACAGGTTGAAAACACGCAATATCAAAATCAGGAGCACAGAGCAGAGGCCCTTCACGGTGTGTCTGGACAAGGACAGCAGAAGAGCCTACAGGAACGTGATCAG CGTGGAAGTGTCCCCTTGCCTAGAGCCCAGCTACTGCTTGCAAAAGACAAGGATAATGAAATTCAACCTGCACGAAACAGAAGATGTGGGGCTTGTGAAATACATGCCCAAGTCTCTGCTGTTGCCTATCAACACATTTGCAGGCATCATccaatga